The sequence below is a genomic window from Sander lucioperca isolate FBNREF2018 chromosome 10, SLUC_FBN_1.2, whole genome shotgun sequence.
TATAATGACTGCATATTTCATGCACTGTTTGAGCAGACATTGAGTAAAAGATCCCCGGACGAGTGGTCGTTTCCTCTCGCATCCCCAGGCCACTGAAATAAATGACATCCATGACAGACGGGATGGGATAGGAGAAAGAAAGTTCTTTTGACTCAACACAAAGGCAACAATCTTGGCAGTGCTGTCAGTCCCATCAGTGCCAGAGGcctagaggggaaaaaaaacagtcttCTTCAGCATAATGGATGTTTCCCCTCCAAATGTTGCATTGCCTGAGTATATCTGGGATGCTGACCGATAAGGCACTTTAAGGGTGATGATGCAATGTTTTGTCTGCTATGAACCTGTTTGCTGTAGTCAGGTTACTTCAGAACATGTGTCTGGGTTGTAAACAAGCATTTCACCTTAGGTCCAAAAGAATAATGTGTCGAACATGGTGTAAATTCATTAGAAGAGAATAATTGTTAATAAATTTCCCATCAGTCATATATTTTTCCTCTGTATCTTCCTTTCTCACAGTCCCAGTCCTTTATCAAGACAACGGCCGTCATCCCCAGCCACTCCTAAGGGCAGAACTGCCTCCCCCAGCCCTGCTGCCTCCCCTAATCCTCCATCCACACGTGGAAGCCCGTCGACTCCTAAAGGTCGGCCCAAAAGAGCCAGGACCCCTGCCAGGATAGACCACCGCACCTCTTCCCCCATCCCTCTCGAAAGAGTGAAGGTGCCTCATAGGCCCGCAACTCCCGAACAGAGAAAGAGTGagtacaaaaaaatgttttgatggTGATTATTTACTGGACTGGATTGAAAAGCTCAACGGGCATCAGTCAAGGCTCGCTGTTCATACTCAGGAACTAAACCTGCGTTTTGACTAAATTATTTCCTGTACGATAGTTCCAGGTGTAAAAAAAGTTGTCCCTTCTGAGGGCGTAGTACTTTTCCGATCAGTACTTAGTGAAGTGAAACAGTAAAAATGAAGTTCAATCTGTTCCCATTTGTTTGCACAGTGGCATAATTCATTATCAGCTTTTTTCATAGCAACAGTGACAATAATATTAATTcatattatacattttttatagaGCATTATAAAAATGAATGCTTGACCTGAATAGTATAGTTGGACAAAAAATTCGCAAATCCAAGTTCCAGTAACTGtctttttctggagctttcaaccgCATCTCCCAAGCTTCATCAGTAGATAGAGTTGTCTCAGTTGACATTGCGTGAACTTTGTTGGAATAGTTGCTGGCGAAGACCCTAAAAAGTGGTTGAACGCTGCTAGTAAGAATGAGTATagattattagtattattacaACCGTATACTGCACAATGTGATTAACTGTCCTATTTGTGTTATGATACAGTACATCTGGATTGGGGTAGCTCCCCAGCCTTGGCTGAGTCATACcgtattttgattatttttttgttaaatatccAAATAGTGCTTCACTGTCTGGCTTAGTCTCTTTCTGTTACTGGCCAGAAGAATGGATCTAATGGATGAAGTAAACAAGCCTCTGGATAATCTGTATTTCCCTGAAGAAGCAATAGGCAAAGATTACCATCAAGCTTAATTAGCCATGAAAACAAAAGGAATGTACTGAGTGAGCCACACACAGCTCTATGGTCTGTGTCTTCTCACACACAGCATTAAGAGGCTGAACTAATCAGCCTTAATTATGTAATTACCAAGTTCTTAGGCTGAAGCTACGGCTGTTTACAATTTCCAGTTGCTGGGGACAGAATGTTTCACAGTGCACATGAAGAGAAAAGGCTGCGGCTAAAAGTGTTATTAATAATGATCAATAGGCACCACTTTAAAAGTCATTACTTGTAGGGAAGCATAAATAATCGCATCAAGATTTTTGTTAAGTTACACAGCTCAAGATCTGTGTCTTATTGTCACTAGGTTCCCCTGTGGTTTCTTCCATCATGGTAGCCTCAGCTGCTGCCTCACCTCATGCGTCGAGCACGGCAGTTACAACCACTGCAGCCTCCTCGTCTCCTGAGCCGGTCCATTCGGGTCCTTCTGTTCCTGCGTCATCACCGTCACCCTCTCCATCAGCCAGGCCTATGGCAGGCACCAACGACCAAGGGGAGGCGGTTCGCATCCTGGCAGAGAAACGCCGGCAGGCCCgagagcagagggagagggacGAGCAGGAGCGCCGCGaacaggaggagaaggagaggtcAGAGGCGTTTTGATATACACAACGATATACAAACGGTCGGCACAGTGTTGACCTTGCATGAACTAATGCTGAAGTATAGTACACAGTTTGTGCTTTTTCAAAAGTgtgatttattttgattttaaaacaatTTGTTGGTGTAGAATATGCTGCTGTAGCTGCTTTTATCCTGCAAAACAAACCTCACTTTTAGCTATATCCAATTAAAATATCCTGGGTAGTCCCAGTGTTGCTATGTGAATTATTTCAACTAGAATTTTTGGATCTGAATTTGACCTATCGAATTTGAGCAACctgaatctatttttttttttttaattctgaaaTTTCTGGATATGAATTTGTgaccatttgaaaaaaatattcaaattcagcttttgaaattgcaaaaaaataataataatttcaaaGATGTGAATTCTGAACAAATACAGATACATGGCTGTTCAAATTCAAATACTCTTCTCTCTTATTTGCTTCCATAGACATCAGTAAAACTAAACAGGAAGGCTCCATGCATTAGCACAGCACACATGTATGTCTGAATGAGACTTCACTCAACGCTGGCTGTGATGTGTGGAAGCATTGAGAATTTGATAGCCTGTTGGCTGATTCTAACCACAGCAAGTCACTATTTACAGCTTTGGAATTGATGTGATGTCCTGTTGGCACTCATACTTCCAATTGTTTCCATCCCCTTAAATAGTTTCCTGTTGCTTGTGCTTCAATGTCAAATCAGCAGAGATGGTGTAAACTAAAGAGGAAATGCCCAAATGGAATCGTTTACAAATTTCAAATTGTTTACTGCACTCAGAGTGGCACATGGTTTTGTGGAAAATACTTACCCTCAGCCATATGCTCACACTCTTTAGGATCCTGAGAGAAGAGCGAATAGTGAAGGAGGCAGAGGAGAGGCGCCTTAGGGAGGAGGAGGCCCGCGCCATGGCCGAGGAGCAGCGGAGGAGGGACGAAGCTCAGCGCCTGCAGGACGAGAAGGAGGCTCAGGAGAGAGCCAAAGCTGAGCAGGAGGAAAACCTACGCCTGCAAAAACAGGTATAATGACTGCCAATGGCCAGCATGCAGAGACACCTGGAATGGAAGTTGTTAGTGAGGTTGGGTGTCAATGCGGTGCAGTGTACAGGTCTGGTTAGTCAGATAACCAGATAGAGCCCATAGTAGTGACAAGGaccattaaagtgcccatattatgctcattttcagtaattgtattttgaggttgtaccagaataggtttacatggtttaattttcaaaaaacaccatatttttgttgtactacagagtgaggcatcacacttctatcccatctttgttgggagtcgcacatgctagCTAGCATGTGctgtagctaggtaaggactactagctagaagctagcgctCCTAGGGGTTAGCCATctcattctcaatggcaaaacactgctacaacacacacgagttcaccctaatctacaaaataaattgtttatagaactacttacatgtccctcttctgcaggtattccacgcaaagttggaagtgcgccctcatttagaagaagtctcccggctaatcctgccttgtactgacttaagttggagaaacagctagctgatgtggtattagctaaagtggttagcacacaccaaatgtttcggccgatgacatagacggccctgccgattttgaccagctcacccggagactgaaagcaggacacattcagaaaccagtatctcactcaaaacagcatggatggttttttttttttcaaagtttgtatgcgtgtggaagcaccagagacacaaaataacaccccaaatcccagaaaaagtgatttttttaaaaatatgggcactttaagcacAACTGTGACAGTGATTATTGCCTTTCGAGTAAAGGTCAAGACATGCACTCCTCACATCATTCCCAGGCACTTTGCCCATCACACCATAAACGTATACCCTCTCCTATCTTTGGCAAACAAAGTTTGTGACGTTTTTTCCAATGTTATTGTGTCAGCTCAGCTGCTCTCCTCACTTGACCTTTTTTGATAACAGGCTCGTCCAAAAGCACAATCCAGTATTTTCTCAGAGGGATGTTGTTGTCTTTTCAAAAGGCAAATATTATCCAAACTGGGGAGCCGGTAGCTACAATGAACGCACCCTTTTTACTTTTCAGTTTGTCAAATAACCATTAAGAGCCATATTGAttctttctgtgtttgtggATGTTGCCGGGGAGAAGCAGAAGAGAAGGATGCTTGATTAGTAGAAACAGATTTCCAATGGCACAGGAAATGTGGCTATTCATTACAGTATTTGTTTATCCCTTAGACCTGTAACATGATCAGTGCTGGCACTGTCTTATCTCTCAATGTGGTATCCAGCGCTTACGCTTTGCCACCCCCTTGTGGTCTTTCACAGAAGTAGCATTGTGGTTAAACGTGATTCAATCTAATTATGCAAAAGGGTTAAGTATTGTATTTCGCTTTGAATGGTCCTCACGAGGCTGTAAATGTTGAAAATAGATCTTTTTGGCTCAAAGGTAGAGGAAAATATCCCTTTTGTGGTTGTAAACAATAATTCCAGGGAGCAACCACACCCTTGTTACGTAAAAGGCATGCTATTTTGgcagagttttttttccccacttctACCGGAATTAAAACTGTGGTTGGAATTttcgcctgtgtgtgtgtttcagaaagAAGAGGCTGAGGCTAAAGCCCGGGAGGAGGCGGAGAAGCAGCGTCTGGAGAGGGAGAAACACTTCCAgaaggaggagcaggagaggcTGGAGAGGAAAAGGGTAGGGCAATACATCTGTCCTCCCATCATTTGTTCTTTTCCGCacatttcctaaataataaATGTAGACATTTTCCAAAAATCCTTacctacattttttttgtggaCAAAATTATATTAGGAGAGATTACATTTAATAGTCCAGCTCAGCTCTCAACTGCATACATCTCAGAGTAACACAACATTAATTCTGTAGTCAATTTACAACAAGCTCTCCTCCCTCAGTGGAGGTATTATATTCAGGGGTACGTTCACTCCGTTGACTGTCTTTTGACATGACAAAAGCAGGCTTGAAAGTTGAGTCCCTGAAACTAAGACGAATGATGTTTTTGGCTTATCCTGGATTGGTTGTCTGCATGCCATGATTTAACAGGGCTTAGACTGTGTGTCGAGCATGAAGCTATATATAAACACTATTAATGGAGACCTTGCTGTGCCAGTCATCTGTGTGTGTAGATTTGTGCAGATATGTGCACATGTGTgctgatatatgtgtgtgttctgtgacCATATAGTCAAAAATGCCACCCACATATCCAGTAAGCTCACGCCTCTGTATGCGGGCTAagcctttctctccctctccatgTGAGAAAGGCTCTTATCGAGGCATGCCAGGTCTGGCTCAGCCAGCCCAAGCCTGGCTCCATCCTGGAATAAGCCCGCAAGAACAGCATGTCCTCTGCTCCAAAGACTCACTGCTTAGTCACACTGTAAAACACACTGTTCTGACTGACTTCTACCAAAACTGACTGCTCTTGTTATCACCTCAACAAAGAGGAGTTTGTGATCAGCAAGCAAAGGTGGTTTAAAGTATCCTGAAGGGGCAACACAGCAACATATTAGAGAAATAAGAATCTGTAGTTTGCAGCCAAACTAAATGCCAAACCATGAGTGTGTGAGCTGTCCAATAAAGAATCTTGGATCCTAAAAATGCTTCACTTTTATGAGTGGCAGCTGCAGTCATGGTGTTGCTGTCCCAGGCCAGCTGTGCCCTCAAATCAAAGTTGCATCTTGCATCAACCTTCTGTGCATATAAATTAGCCACACAGTGGTTTGTATTTTAGCACAGTATAGACTTATCCTCTATCCTACTGTTTACTGTCCGACCTTCCTACGCTGTTGTTCCAGCTGAATACACAAGTGCTGCTACATCACTATTGACACAGCCCTCCACCTGGAGACATAGGAGTCTCAGTTTGACTCGGTGTATTCCCTTCAAGCATAATGGCCTAGATACAAGAGACAGGAAAATCCGTATTAACGTTTAAGAGAAGGAATGAACAGCGGAAACAGGTGAAACCTCTTTCTTTAGCAAAAACAGTCTGACAACAAGGTGTGTGGGCTCAGTCTAGCCgactaaacctaaccaaatgTTTAACAATCTCAAATCTTGATTTATTATAAGCACATCTGCCCTGATCCCTTGGTGTCCTCCAGCACGAAATGCATAGAAAATCTACAAATAAACCACAAAAAAGGGTTATGATATCTGTTATTTTGTTCTATGTTCTTATTCATTTTCCTCGGTCTTATTCCTTCCTTTATTTTCTCAGCGTCTGGACGAGATCATGAAGAGGACGCGCAAGACAGATGGAGGCGACAAGGTACATTTGCTGTTCAgttttaaccaaaacaacaaGCCAAGACTTGCCTTTCCAATATAAATGACTGAAATGGTTTCCCATCTTTACAGAAAGAGACAAAATCCTCCCCTCTCACAAACGTCAATGACAAAGAGGCAGAGAGCAGCAAAGGTAAGCAGAACATCAGTCTGAACCTGTCTGCCTTCTACAAAACCTCCTCAAGCACGGAGGAAAATCATTAGCACATTACCAATCGTTACTACAAGCCTTTaatcttttcatctttaatctGCAGTGTTTGTTTAGGGTAATTGTCTTAACTGATCTCCCATTAATGTGTTATCTGTGAATGGATTTAAAACAAAGTGGATGCTTTGTGGCCAGAATCCACTTAGCAGTGGATTTCCTTCTCTTAGCAAATCCACATCAGCTACATAGTAACGTTGAAACAGTGTCTGACTCGTGCTATTGTAGATGAGCTCAGTTTACTTATCCCACCTTTAGGCTGATATTTGATGACACATAATTACACCATCTCTCCTCTGGGTCTTGTACCTCTTCCGTATGTTAGAATAAACAAAGGCATAGGTATTTGTTGCACTTTGTAATACTTTTACTGCATGTGAATCAGCCTCACATCAGAGCACTTTGTATAAACGGATTATTAGATGAGATCTCTGCCTCATATCCTGCACAGCTGCAGTTTGAGAACAATAGGACCCATGTGTGCTTGCTTGTTGTCCAAGCCGTGGGACTGAGGGAGTTAGAAGGGAAGAGTGGGCTCATGTTTAACAGCCTGCAGCAGTTAGACATTTACTTTTTACCCAAGTAATAATATAAAGACACATGATGTTACATAGGCCTTACCATATCCACTCTTCCTACAACTTCTAaatatgggggaaaaaaataataattcttaACACAATTATATTGAGAGACATATAACTTGCACACCCTCCTTGTCTGAGCTTCCACGTCACATACAGTAGATGAGTAAGATGAAGGGAAATCAATGTGGTTTGGGAGATATGCTGTTTATGGCAAAGTTCCCCAATGCAGGAAGACATTAGCTAGCCACTGATGTGGTTGGAGGCCTGGCAGGCGTGCCGCCATTCTAGTCAGGGGTGGGGAAATCTGTCTCAACCACAGCCATGTTCTGagttaggggggggggggggggggggcgagaTCTGGCCTACACAGGAAGGACGCACCAGCAGGTCAGATGCTGAATGTGTGTGATCATGTTGGTGTGAGTGGTTTACACTGCATAAATGGctgtttttactttgtttcCTCTAGCATCTGCTGAATATCAGCCAAAGTCAGAGGTCAACCTGCCCAACAACAAGACAGAAAATGGACAGACCAACGTCAAAGAAAGGtacaactatttttttttttttttttctttgtggatTTGAAAAAAGATTCTTTGTGCTCATGTTGATGCAAGACCACCGTGCACAGTATAAAACCTTTGTgccagaaaaaacaacaatcaagcCTGCAGGATGTTTTCACTGTAGTAAActtcaacagaaaacacaaggTTCAGGCCCAAAGATATTAACAATTACTGGGAGAGTTTTGGTTTCTTGAAATGTTTACTCTTTGTATTTGACTGCGCTTCTTGGGGTAGATTTTAAACGACTCCTGTAATTGGACGGTGGTGGAATGACTCATTTGTTGTATGAGTCACTCTGGCCCATCATAACTAAAACCATATTCTGCTTTGTGTCTCCCCTCTCCAGCAGCCCCTCAGCCCAATTGGTCAATGGGGTCCAGCCTACGAGACATGAAAACGGTCTCCCCACTAAAGGAGACACTGCCCACTTTGGAGATATCATCCATCTCGCGAATCACGGCAACACCACCAACGGAGCACGGGACAAGTCTGAGACCAGCATGGCCACCGAGCCGATCCTCGTGTTTGACAGTGACGAGTCATTCATGAAAAAGGCAGGCCCCATGAAGCCTCAGCATGTTGCAGGTACCGAGTTACAAACTGCTTTACAACACACAAGAGAGGCCACAATACAAACCAAACATGATGTCAAAGACGTTGGACCTTAAGTAACATCAAATTAACAATGACAATATAAAGGGAGTAGAAGAAAGGGAAGGATGAACTATAAAAAGCCAAAGTCATACTAGCTCAGCTACTCTGAGGTGTTAGGTTCCACAACTGGTGGTCACCACTTGTATTAATGTCTGACAGGAGTCCACGCTCATGTCTGTACATTAACATGAAGCTATGGTTAGCAGGttattagcctagcttagcataaagactggaagcaggggaaaacagctagaCAACCACCACTAATAAAGCTCACTTAGTGATACCttatatcttgttttgtttaataCATACCACAACAGAATTGTGAAAATGACAAGTTGTGGGTTTACGGGGAGTTACGTGCTACTGAAACTATTTTTTCAGGAAGTCACTGCATTCTAAGAGAAatagttaaaggtgctctaagtgatgttgggtgacgtcacttcttgttgacgttccaagtattgtcaaacaaatggaggctagctcacccctccctcctcctcatcccgtcgcctccccctcccttccgcgcactaaccccccaacccccacgcccaaatccttcttgtcggttattggctggaacactgtttgtcaTGTTTCGTGatgcaggttggccagtttgtttttgttgccgtttgtggagcctggggtGTCTACAGAGCACATTGCTCAGAGGACCTTTAATTAGTAGAATTTATAGGTGCTGGtcggtggatttttttttttttttttttttttacctctggGTAGATCCGGGCAAGCTGTTTCCATTGTGGATGCTAAGCTAAGTGcgtgctggctgtagctttatatttgaGAATGGTATTGGATCTTCTGACCTTACTTTCAGCAAAAAGGCTAATTTTCCCAAATGACAAAGtacttggggaaaaaaacagctaTTATCTCAAATTTTATtctaaaattctgaagtgcagaGAGGCAACAATAGATGTAATATGCCTTTGTCTCTTGTTATTTGTTAAAAGTCTAGCGGCAGCGTTTTACATGAAATAGAGGAACATAAAGGGAATAAAGGCATTACTTTTTCAAGGTTGGCATAGCTTTTTGCTATAGTCCAAGGTTTaagaaaacatgaataggcTTTATTGATCCACAGAGGGGGGAATCCACAAAACCGATTAAAATCAAAGATTCCCACAAAGACCCAATTATAGACAGAATCCTAAATATTAATAGCCAAACAGTCACATTTCAACTTGATGGATTAGGTTAAGCCAAGAGCGCCAATGTACTCGTTCAATTTGTTTTCTCGTCCGTCCCTAATAAAAAAGAAGCAGCAGGCAGAGCCGTGGCTCAATAGTAACAAGCTTGTGTGCCTATTTGCTGAGCCGATTTTACACTTGGCCAGGTTCACATTACCCAAAAAAGACTGCGGTGCTAGGCACCATAGTTAGTGTTGTTGTCCTTGGCACGAAGCGACCACGAACCTGAACTTGTACTTCATCTAATGTGCAGGTCATCTCCCCAGTGAGAGTGGGTACCCCCTGAGGAGAGGATGGTGTGGCACGGAGACTCCATTTACACTCACAAAGGGGTGGAGATGAGATATGGAAGAAATAGTGTAGGGAAGGGTGAAGAGAAACTGGGTATCTTTATACTGATGACAGCTTTTACTCAGCAGCCCCACTAACTTGGGCCTGCACCCAGTGAGGAATTCCTAGAAGCTGAGGCGATGAGGAGACCCTATCCACAAGTGCCTCACTGCTAGGGGTTAGAAACAGGACACCGAAGCAATTTAGCAGCATATCACTCCTCAACTCAACCCCCTCCCAGCGGCAACGTCAGCAGCACCCTACTCTTCCCTTCCTGCTAGTTCCTAACCTTCACCTGTTAGCCTGAAAACAAGCCAGCGGTCAGAAATACTACGTAAAGCAAACAGCATGATTCCCTTTGCAAGCTCTCTGACTTCTTTCCTGAAATCACATGAATACTTCCTCCATCTTACTACGTATCATGCCTTTAACTCAGACATTCTCTCTTCTCATTTTCACTCTTGTAAATCTGGGTACTTGAGACGCCTTTGACCTGGCAGGACATT
It includes:
- the map7d1a gene encoding MAP7 domain-containing protein 1a isoform X2, whose amino-acid sequence is MSCPIFILCSVSWQDIGSALDVAFGISSSSPQSALNPNPTRPDPEGESSPPKTDTTERMESPAKKETDRRLTTPTKSDVIPRSPGSPASPVPRLKSGKDIMKSEERQKLAKERREEKAKYIEELSMLQAAKKTQWLEKEEKARQLREQQLEERRRKLEQQRTKAEKRRAALEERQKQKLEKNKERYEAAIHRSTKKTWAEIRQQRWSWAGALSQNSSQKEGRCSVSTVNLPKHVDSVINKRLSKSSATLWNSPSRTRSLALSPWESSIVDRLMTPTLSFLARSRSAASVLTNGKDNSPLCPRSASASPLTLCAHQPHHRCSDRWRVTSSTPDISQRHNRRSSTPMDKNKKEKKDKERENEKEKSALTKEKVLKKRQSLPSMKHRPDPSPSPLSRQRPSSPATPKGRTASPSPAASPNPPSTRGSPSTPKGRPKRARTPARIDHRTSSPIPLERVKVPHRPATPEQRKSSPVVSSIMVASAAASPHASSTAVTTTAASSSPEPVHSGPSVPASSPSPSPSARPMAGTNDQGEAVRILAEKRRQAREQRERDEQERREQEEKERILREERIVKEAEERRLREEEARAMAEEQRRRDEAQRLQDEKEAQERAKAEQEENLRLQKQKEEAEAKAREEAEKQRLEREKHFQKEEQERLERKRRLDEIMKRTRKTDGGDKKETKSSPLTNVNDKEAESSKASAEYQPKSEVNLPNNKTENGQTNVKESSPSAQLVNGVQPTRHENGLPTKGDTAHFGDIIHLANHGNTTNGARDKSETSMATEPILVFDSDESFMKKAGPMKPQHVAEVL
- the map7d1a gene encoding MAP7 domain-containing protein 1a isoform X9 — translated: MSCPIFILCSVSWQDIGSALDVAFGISSSSPQSALNPNPTRPDPEGESSPPKTDTTERMESPAKKETDRRLTTPTKSDVIPRSPGSPASPVPRLKSGKDIMKSEERQKLAKERREEKAKYIEELSMLQAAKKTQWLEKEEKARQLREQQLEERRRKLEQQRTKAEKRRAALEERQKQKLEKNKERYEAAIHRSTKKTWAEIRQQRWSWAGALSQNSSQKEARSLALSPWESSIVDRLMTPTLSFLARSRSAASVLTNGKDSNSPLCPRSASASPLTLCAHQPHHRCSDRWRVTSSTPDISQRHNRRSSTPMDKNKKEKKDKERENEKEKSALTKEKVLKKRQSLPSMKHRPDPSPSPLSRQRPSSPATPKGRTASPSPAASPNPPSTRGSPSTPKGRPKRARTPARIDHRTSSPIPLERVKVPHRPATPEQRKSSPVVSSIMVASAAASPHASSTAVTTTAASSSPEPVHSGPSVPASSPSPSPSARPMAGTNDQGEAVRILAEKRRQAREQRERDEQERREQEEKERILREERIVKEAEERRLREEEARAMAEEQRRRDEAQRLQDEKEAQERAKAEQEENLRLQKQKEEAEAKAREEAEKQRLEREKHFQKEEQERLERKRRLDEIMKRTRKTDGGDKKETKSSPLTNVNDKEAESSKASAEYQPKSEVNLPNNKTENGQTNVKESSPSAQLVNGVQPTRHENGLPTKGDTAHFGDIIHLANHGNTTNGARDKSETSMATEPILVFDSDESFMKKAGPMKPQHVAEVL
- the map7d1a gene encoding MAP7 domain-containing protein 1a isoform X6, whose amino-acid sequence is MSCPIFILCSVSWQDIGSALDVAFGISSSSPQSALNPNPTRPDPEGESSPPKTDTTERMESPAKKETDRRLTTPTKSDVIPRSPGSPASPVPRLKSGKDIMKSEERQKLAKERREEKAKYIAAKKTQWLEKEEKARQLREQQLEERRRKLEQQRTKAEKRRAALEERQKQKLEKNKERYEAAIHRSTKKTWAEIRQQRWSWAGALSQNSSQKEGRCSVSTVNLPKHVDSVINKRLSKSSATLWNSPSRTRSLALSPWESSIVDRLMTPTLSFLARSRSAASVLTNGKDSNSPLCPRSASASPLTLCAHQPHHRCSDRWRVTSSTPDISQRHNRRSSTPMDKNKKEKKDKERENEKEKSALTKEKVLKKRQSLPSMKHRPDPSPSPLSRQRPSSPATPKGRTASPSPAASPNPPSTRGSPSTPKGRPKRARTPARIDHRTSSPIPLERVKVPHRPATPEQRKSSPVVSSIMVASAAASPHASSTAVTTTAASSSPEPVHSGPSVPASSPSPSPSARPMAGTNDQGEAVRILAEKRRQAREQRERDEQERREQEEKERILREERIVKEAEERRLREEEARAMAEEQRRRDEAQRLQDEKEAQERAKAEQEENLRLQKQKEEAEAKAREEAEKQRLEREKHFQKEEQERLERKRRLDEIMKRTRKTDGGDKKETKSSPLTNVNDKEAESSKASAEYQPKSEVNLPNNKTENGQTNVKESSPSAQLVNGVQPTRHENGLPTKGDTAHFGDIIHLANHGNTTNGARDKSETSMATEPILVFDSDESFMKKAGPMKPQHVAEVL
- the map7d1a gene encoding MAP7 domain-containing protein 1a isoform X7; the encoded protein is MSCPIFILCSVSWQDIGSALDVAFGISSSSPQSALNPNPTRPDPEGESSPPKTDTTERMESPAKKETDRRLTTPTKSDVIPRSPGSPASPVPRLKSGKDIMKSEERQKLAKERREEKAKYIAAKKTQWLEKEEKARQLREQQLEERRRKLEQQRTKAEKRRAALEERQKQKLEKNKERYEAAIHRSTKKTWAEIRQQRWSWAGALSQNSSQKEGRCSVSTVNLPKHVDSVINKRLSKSSATLWNSPSRTRSLALSPWESSIVDRLMTPTLSFLARSRSAASVLTNGKDNSPLCPRSASASPLTLCAHQPHHRCSDRWRVTSSTPDISQRHNRRSSTPMDKNKKEKKDKERENEKEKSALTKEKVLKKRQSLPSMKHRPDPSPSPLSRQRPSSPATPKGRTASPSPAASPNPPSTRGSPSTPKGRPKRARTPARIDHRTSSPIPLERVKVPHRPATPEQRKSSPVVSSIMVASAAASPHASSTAVTTTAASSSPEPVHSGPSVPASSPSPSPSARPMAGTNDQGEAVRILAEKRRQAREQRERDEQERREQEEKERILREERIVKEAEERRLREEEARAMAEEQRRRDEAQRLQDEKEAQERAKAEQEENLRLQKQKEEAEAKAREEAEKQRLEREKHFQKEEQERLERKRRLDEIMKRTRKTDGGDKKETKSSPLTNVNDKEAESSKASAEYQPKSEVNLPNNKTENGQTNVKESSPSAQLVNGVQPTRHENGLPTKGDTAHFGDIIHLANHGNTTNGARDKSETSMATEPILVFDSDESFMKKAGPMKPQHVAEVL
- the map7d1a gene encoding MAP7 domain-containing protein 1a isoform X11; this translates as MSCPIFILCSVSWQDIGSALDVAFGISSSSPQSALNPNPTRPDPEGESSPPKTDTTERMESPAKKETDRRLTTPTKSDVIPRSPGSPASPVPRLKSGKDIMKSEERQKLAKERREEKAKYIAAKKTQWLEKEEKARQLREQQLEERRRKLEQQRTKAEKRRAALEERQKQKLEKNKERYEAAIHRSTKKTWAEIRQQRWSWAGALSQNSSQKEARSLALSPWESSIVDRLMTPTLSFLARSRSAASVLTNGKDSNSPLCPRSASASPLTLCAHQPHHRCSDRWRVTSSTPDISQRHNRRSSTPMDKNKKEKKDKERENEKEKSALTKEKVLKKRQSLPSMKHRPDPSPSPLSRQRPSSPATPKGRTASPSPAASPNPPSTRGSPSTPKGRPKRARTPARIDHRTSSPIPLERVKVPHRPATPEQRKSSPVVSSIMVASAAASPHASSTAVTTTAASSSPEPVHSGPSVPASSPSPSPSARPMAGTNDQGEAVRILAEKRRQAREQRERDEQERREQEEKERILREERIVKEAEERRLREEEARAMAEEQRRRDEAQRLQDEKEAQERAKAEQEENLRLQKQKEEAEAKAREEAEKQRLEREKHFQKEEQERLERKRRLDEIMKRTRKTDGGDKKETKSSPLTNVNDKEAESSKASAEYQPKSEVNLPNNKTENGQTNVKESSPSAQLVNGVQPTRHENGLPTKGDTAHFGDIIHLANHGNTTNGARDKSETSMATEPILVFDSDESFMKKAGPMKPQHVAEVL